In one window of Neisseria subflava DNA:
- the dinB gene encoding DNA polymerase IV, which yields MSQRKIIHIDMDAFYASVELREQPHLKGLPVVVAWDGTRSVICAASYEARKFGLHSAMSVATAKRLCPQAVFVPPHFDLYRQVSAQIHAVFRRYTDLIEPLSLDEAYLDVTRNFENIPYASEVAKRIRAEIFEETGLTASAGIAPNKFLAKIASDWRKPNGQFVLPPQKIMVFLESLPLGKIPGVGKVTLKKMNALGMQTAGDLRRFERGELLNHFGRYGYRLYDLARGIDERPVKAERERLQISTEITLPEDLSLAQASSHLPHLAEDLWRQIERKNVEAKGVTLKLKTHDFRIITRSLTYSSVLPDNASLLQAAHTLLQRIPPQREDAFRLIGIGVSHLLPKNQQQTLWL from the coding sequence ATGTCCCAACGCAAAATCATCCATATCGATATGGACGCATTCTACGCTTCGGTAGAACTGCGCGAGCAGCCGCACCTGAAAGGGCTGCCCGTCGTTGTGGCGTGGGACGGTACGCGGTCGGTCATTTGTGCCGCGTCTTATGAAGCACGCAAATTCGGTTTGCACTCGGCTATGTCGGTGGCGACGGCGAAAAGGCTGTGTCCGCAGGCGGTGTTTGTGCCGCCGCATTTTGATTTGTACCGTCAAGTTTCGGCGCAGATTCATGCCGTGTTTCGGCGTTATACCGATTTGATCGAGCCTTTGTCTTTGGATGAGGCTTATTTGGATGTTACCCGGAATTTTGAAAATATCCCGTACGCCAGCGAGGTAGCCAAACGCATTCGTGCCGAAATTTTTGAAGAAACCGGTTTGACAGCCTCCGCAGGCATCGCACCCAATAAGTTTTTGGCAAAAATCGCTTCCGACTGGCGCAAGCCGAACGGGCAGTTTGTGCTGCCGCCGCAAAAAATCATGGTGTTTTTGGAGAGCCTGCCGTTGGGTAAGATTCCCGGTGTCGGCAAAGTCACGCTGAAAAAGATGAACGCCCTCGGTATGCAGACTGCCGGCGATTTGCGCCGTTTTGAGCGCGGCGAACTTTTAAACCATTTCGGCCGTTACGGCTACCGCCTTTACGATTTGGCACGCGGTATCGACGAGCGGCCGGTCAAAGCCGAACGCGAACGCCTGCAAATCTCAACCGAAATCACCTTGCCCGAAGATTTGTCTTTGGCGCAGGCTTCGAGCCATTTGCCGCACCTTGCCGAAGATCTCTGGCGGCAAATCGAACGCAAAAACGTCGAAGCCAAAGGCGTTACCCTCAAACTCAAAACCCACGATTTCCGCATTATTACGCGTTCGCTGACGTATTCTTCCGTCCTGCCCGACAACGCTTCACTGCTTCAGGCGGCGCATACTTTGTTGCAACGCATACCGCCGCAACGCGAAGACGCCTTCCGCCTGATCGGTATCGGTGTGAGTCATTTACTGCCGAAAAACCAGCAGCAGACGCTTTGGTTATAA
- a CDS encoding sulfate ABC transporter substrate-binding protein, producing the protein MRTLSFAALTAALALSACSPKTEQSADNASQAAGGKGGEVKLLNVSYDVARDFYKEYNPLFVKEFAAKNGGQTVEVQQSHGGSSKQALAVANGLAADVVTMNQTSDIELLVKKGLVKADWNTRLPDNAVPYTSNVVFLVRKGNPKHIQDWGDLAKDGVQIVLANPKTTGNGRYAFLGAYGYGLKVNNGDEGKTKDFVAALLKNTLVFENGGRAATTTFSQRNIGDVLVTFENEANYVSKKLTQDQFEIVYPSYTILSEAPVAVVDSVVDKKGTRAAAEAYLQNLWSEPAQELAANLYLRPRNAEVLAKHKADFPEIETFNPNEKFGSWEEIMKKFFADGGLFDQLSSKK; encoded by the coding sequence ATCCGTACGCTTTCTTTTGCCGCTTTGACCGCCGCGCTGGCTTTGAGCGCGTGCTCGCCAAAAACCGAACAATCCGCCGATAATGCCTCTCAAGCTGCCGGAGGTAAGGGGGGCGAAGTCAAATTGCTGAATGTCTCCTACGATGTCGCCCGCGATTTTTATAAAGAATACAATCCTTTATTTGTCAAAGAGTTTGCTGCAAAAAACGGCGGACAGACGGTTGAAGTCCAACAGTCGCACGGCGGCTCCAGCAAGCAGGCTTTGGCTGTCGCCAATGGTTTGGCTGCCGATGTGGTGACCATGAACCAGACTTCCGATATCGAGCTTTTGGTGAAAAAAGGTTTGGTCAAAGCAGATTGGAACACGCGCCTGCCGGATAATGCCGTACCTTATACCAGCAACGTCGTTTTCTTGGTGCGCAAAGGCAATCCGAAACACATCCAAGACTGGGGCGATTTGGCCAAAGACGGCGTGCAAATCGTTTTGGCCAACCCGAAAACCACCGGCAACGGCCGCTACGCCTTTTTGGGTGCGTACGGTTATGGTTTGAAAGTAAATAACGGCGATGAAGGCAAAACCAAAGATTTTGTGGCCGCATTGCTGAAAAACACGCTGGTGTTTGAAAACGGCGGCCGTGCGGCGACAACGACCTTCAGCCAGCGCAATATCGGCGATGTCTTGGTTACCTTTGAAAATGAGGCCAACTACGTCAGCAAAAAGCTGACCCAAGACCAGTTTGAAATCGTTTATCCAAGCTACACCATTCTTTCCGAAGCGCCGGTTGCCGTCGTGGACAGCGTAGTCGATAAGAAAGGCACACGCGCCGCTGCCGAAGCCTATCTGCAAAACCTCTGGAGCGAACCGGCCCAAGAGTTGGCCGCCAATCTTTACCTGCGTCCGCGCAATGCCGAAGTATTGGCGAAACACAAAGCCGATTTCCCTGAAATTGAGACGTTTAATCCGAATGAGAAATTTGGATCGTGGGAAGAAATTATGAAAAAATTCTTTGCCGACGGCGGATTATTTGACCAGCTTTCCAGTAAAAAATAA
- a CDS encoding DUF4198 domain-containing protein codes for MKQWMLLGLLGLGAVAQAHDVWVAAPTHQPAGQILHADLGYSHDFPNVEKIADDRVHIFKPLQLTGSSKKTVDLVNKGENYQYVSKAALPEGSYWVSATYKPTFWSKNQDGWKQQTLKQLAGSTYCEQSQMFGKSFVQVGNGAVDEAVLTRPIGQELELVPLKNPNEVKAGGILPVKVLYKGEPLVKATVTASSDTLAEMDLESTHDHREPQGFSGKTDKNGVVNVITLIDGLWKIKVVNETDYSDKSVCQQDKAYATLIVPVGTKRAAARHALHHQH; via the coding sequence ATGAAACAATGGATGCTTTTAGGATTGCTGGGATTGGGCGCAGTGGCGCAGGCACACGATGTTTGGGTGGCCGCACCGACACATCAGCCTGCCGGCCAAATCCTGCATGCGGATTTGGGTTACAGCCATGACTTCCCCAATGTCGAAAAAATTGCCGACGACCGCGTGCATATTTTCAAACCGCTGCAATTGACCGGTAGCTCAAAGAAAACCGTTGATTTGGTGAATAAGGGCGAAAACTATCAATACGTTTCCAAAGCCGCTTTGCCTGAAGGCTCCTACTGGGTCAGCGCAACCTACAAACCGACTTTCTGGTCGAAAAACCAAGACGGCTGGAAACAGCAAACCTTGAAACAGCTGGCCGGTTCAACCTATTGCGAACAATCGCAAATGTTCGGAAAGAGCTTTGTCCAAGTGGGCAACGGCGCAGTTGATGAAGCTGTATTGACCCGCCCTATCGGCCAAGAGCTGGAACTGGTTCCGCTGAAAAATCCTAACGAAGTCAAAGCCGGCGGTATTTTGCCGGTCAAAGTCCTGTACAAAGGCGAGCCTTTGGTTAAAGCCACCGTTACCGCCAGCTCGGACACTTTGGCCGAAATGGACTTGGAATCAACCCATGACCACCGCGAGCCTCAAGGCTTCTCCGGCAAAACCGATAAAAACGGCGTGGTCAATGTGATTACGTTGATTGACGGCTTGTGGAAAATCAAAGTGGTGAACGAGACCGATTACAGCGATAAAAGCGTATGCCAGCAGGACAAAGCTTATGCAACGCTGATCGTACCTGTCGGTACCAAACGTGCGGCTGCACGCCATGCCCTCCATCATCAACACTAA
- a CDS encoding DUF5672 family protein, with the protein MSFTDITVVGITGADSYTEGTMYAIIRSCAELPGSRGLLISPSCPQGLPENIRHQPCRKFGYLEYNLFVLYQLMYYIDTDYCLIVQNDGWVLNGQNWQDAYREYDYIGAPLPILLETEADGQFFLKGTDQYLAKQHLIQTSPNLDEPQNGGFSLRSRRLLAMPRQLGLNVEIRPPLPPKDEKIADMEWLVKLHHEDMFLTAQHRYRLQDLGLKFAPPNIATQFSLEVPFINQMRNVPLERVFGAHWMGNVVLTGCNRVRFAQLNEDRLETYSRFFRNLGYEWE; encoded by the coding sequence ATGAGTTTTACTGACATTACCGTGGTTGGTATTACCGGCGCAGATTCTTATACCGAGGGCACGATGTATGCCATTATCCGTAGCTGTGCCGAATTGCCCGGCAGCCGTGGATTGCTGATCAGCCCGAGCTGTCCGCAAGGTTTGCCGGAAAATATCCGACATCAGCCTTGCCGGAAATTCGGTTATCTGGAATACAATTTGTTTGTTTTGTACCAACTGATGTATTACATCGATACGGATTATTGTTTGATTGTTCAAAATGACGGCTGGGTGTTGAACGGTCAAAACTGGCAGGATGCCTATCGGGAATATGACTATATCGGTGCACCTTTGCCGATTTTGTTGGAAACCGAAGCCGACGGGCAGTTTTTCCTGAAGGGAACCGACCAATATTTGGCCAAACAACATCTGATTCAGACTTCTCCGAATTTGGACGAGCCGCAGAACGGTGGTTTCAGCCTGCGCAGCAGACGGCTTTTAGCCATGCCGCGACAACTGGGCTTAAATGTAGAAATCCGACCGCCTTTGCCGCCGAAAGACGAAAAAATTGCCGATATGGAATGGCTGGTAAAGCTGCACCATGAAGATATGTTTTTGACGGCGCAACACCGTTATAGATTGCAGGACTTGGGTTTGAAATTTGCGCCTCCGAATATTGCTACGCAATTTTCTTTAGAAGTACCGTTTATCAATCAAATGAGGAATGTCCCTTTAGAGCGCGTCTTTGGGGCGCACTGGATGGGAAATGTGGTCTTGACCGGCTGCAATCGTGTCCGGTTTGCCCAATTGAATGAAGATAGATTGGAAACATACTCCCGTTTTTTTAGAAATTTGGGTTATGAATGGGAATAA
- the mutS gene encoding DNA mismatch repair protein MutS yields the protein MSKPTVSPMMQQYLAIKSQHADKLVFYRMGDFYELFLDDAVEAAKLLDITLTTRGQMDGVPIKMAGVPFHAAEQYLARLVKMGKSVAVCEQVGEVGAGKGPVERKVVRIVTPGTLTDAAFLEDKETNRIAAVNADKKHIAIAWASLQSGEFKTKLTTADKLADELARLQAAEILLPEGKSLPNGFQSAQPARGTTSANITRLNSWQFAADAGAKLLTEYFGCQDLHGFGLDGKEHEAAVGAAGALLNYICLTQNLMPQHLDGISLETDSQYIGMDAATRRNLEITQTLSGKKSPTLFSILDGCATHMGSRLLALWLHHPLRSRAHIRARQEAVAALGSQYETLQGRLKNIADIERIAARIAVGNARPRDLAALRDSLFALSEIELSAEGSSLLETLKAVFPETLPVAETLKAAVMPEPAVWLKDGGVINQGYSAELDELRHIQNHGDEFLLDLEARERERTGLSTLKVEFNRVHGFYIELSKVQAEQAPADYQRRQTLKNAERFITPELKTFEDKVLTAQEQALALEKRLFEALLKDIQTTLPLLQKAAKAAAALDVLSTFAATAAERGFVCPEFADYPVIHIENGRHPVVEQQVRHFTANHTRLDHKHRLMLLTGPNMGGKSTYMRQVAHIVLMAHTGSFVPADAAQIGPIDQIFTRIGASDDLASNRSTFMVEMSETAYILHHATDQSLVLMDEVGRGTSTFDGLALAHAIAEHLLQKNKSFSLFATHYFELTKLPEAHATAVNMHLSALEQGQDIVFLHHIEPGPASKSYGIAVAKLAGLPNRALKAAQKHLNDLENQAAANRPQLDIFSAMSSENGAEEEGKEQEIEPVDNLQNNELAEALAQIQPDNLTPREALDALYRLKDICNKAS from the coding sequence ATGTCCAAACCCACTGTTTCTCCGATGATGCAGCAGTATCTTGCCATCAAATCGCAACACGCCGACAAGCTGGTGTTTTACCGCATGGGCGATTTTTACGAGCTGTTTTTGGATGACGCGGTGGAAGCGGCGAAGCTGTTGGACATCACCCTGACCACGCGCGGGCAGATGGACGGCGTGCCGATTAAGATGGCGGGCGTGCCGTTTCACGCGGCGGAGCAGTATCTGGCGCGGCTGGTGAAGATGGGCAAAAGTGTGGCGGTGTGCGAGCAGGTGGGCGAAGTCGGCGCGGGCAAAGGGCCGGTGGAGCGCAAAGTCGTGCGCATCGTTACGCCCGGCACGCTGACCGACGCGGCATTTTTGGAAGACAAGGAAACCAACCGCATCGCGGCGGTGAACGCGGATAAAAAACACATCGCCATCGCGTGGGCATCTTTGCAAAGCGGCGAATTCAAAACCAAGCTGACGACGGCGGACAAGCTCGCCGACGAGCTGGCGCGTTTGCAGGCGGCAGAAATCCTGTTGCCCGAAGGCAAAAGCCTGCCTAATGGTTTTCAGAGTGCGCAGCCTGCCCGTGGTACGACCTCCGCCAACATCACGCGCCTGAACTCATGGCAGTTTGCCGCCGATGCGGGCGCGAAATTGTTGACCGAATACTTCGGCTGCCAAGACCTGCACGGCTTCGGTTTGGACGGCAAGGAACACGAAGCCGCCGTCGGCGCGGCGGGCGCACTGTTGAACTACATCTGCCTGACGCAAAACCTGATGCCGCAACACTTAGACGGCATTTCGCTCGAAACCGACAGCCAATATATCGGCATGGACGCCGCCACGCGCCGCAATCTCGAAATCACGCAAACCCTCTCCGGCAAAAAATCGCCGACCCTGTTTTCCATACTCGACGGCTGCGCCACCCACATGGGCAGCCGCCTCTTGGCACTTTGGCTGCACCACCCCTTACGCAGCCGCGCCCACATCCGCGCCCGCCAAGAAGCCGTTGCCGCATTGGGTTCGCAATACGAAACCCTGCAAGGCCGTCTGAAAAACATTGCGGACATCGAACGCATCGCCGCCCGTATCGCTGTCGGCAACGCCCGCCCGCGCGATCTCGCCGCCCTGCGCGACAGCCTGTTTGCCCTGTCCGAAATCGAATTGTCCGCCGAGGGCAGTAGTCTCTTAGAAACCCTCAAAGCCGTTTTCCCCGAAACCCTGCCCGTCGCCGAAACCCTTAAAGCCGCCGTGATGCCCGAACCCGCCGTCTGGCTCAAAGACGGAGGCGTCATCAACCAAGGCTATTCGGCAGAACTTGATGAACTGCGCCACATCCAAAACCACGGCGACGAATTCCTGCTCGACCTCGAAGCGCGCGAACGCGAACGCACCGGCCTCTCCACCCTCAAAGTCGAGTTCAACCGCGTCCACGGCTTCTACATCGAGCTATCCAAAGTTCAAGCCGAACAAGCCCCCGCCGACTACCAACGCCGCCAGACCCTGAAAAACGCCGAACGCTTCATCACCCCCGAACTCAAAACCTTCGAAGACAAAGTCCTGACCGCGCAAGAGCAGGCATTGGCACTGGAAAAACGCCTGTTTGAAGCCCTTCTAAAAGACATTCAGACGACCCTGCCCCTGCTTCAAAAAGCCGCCAAAGCCGCCGCTGCGCTGGACGTACTCTCCACCTTCGCCGCCACCGCCGCCGAACGCGGCTTCGTCTGCCCCGAGTTCGCCGACTACCCCGTCATCCATATCGAAAACGGCCGCCATCCCGTCGTCGAGCAACAAGTGCGCCACTTCACCGCCAACCACACCCGCCTCGATCACAAACACCGCCTCATGCTCCTGACCGGCCCCAACATGGGCGGCAAATCCACCTACATGCGCCAAGTCGCCCACATCGTCCTCATGGCGCACACCGGCAGCTTTGTCCCCGCCGATGCCGCCCAAATCGGACCCATCGACCAAATCTTCACCCGCATCGGCGCCTCCGACGACCTCGCCTCCAACCGCTCCACCTTCATGGTCGAAATGAGCGAAACCGCCTACATCCTCCACCACGCCACCGACCAATCCCTCGTCCTCATGGACGAAGTCGGACGCGGTACTTCGACTTTTGACGGCCTCGCCCTCGCGCACGCCATCGCCGAACACCTGCTGCAAAAAAACAAATCCTTCAGCCTCTTCGCCACCCACTATTTCGAGCTGACCAAACTGCCCGAAGCCCACGCAACGGCAGTCAACATGCACCTCTCCGCACTCGAACAAGGACAAGACATCGTCTTCCTCCACCACATCGAACCCGGCCCCGCCAGCAAAAGCTACGGCATCGCCGTCGCCAAACTCGCAGGTCTGCCCAACCGTGCTTTGAAAGCGGCTCAAAAGCATTTAAACGATTTGGAAAACCAAGCCGCCGCCAACCGTCCGCAGTTGGATATTTTCAGTGCCATGTCGTCTGAAAATGGGGCTGAAGAGGAAGGGAAAGAACAAGAAATTGAGCCTGTTGATAATTTGCAGAACAATGAATTGGCTGAAGCGTTGGCGCAAATTCAGCCCGACAACCTCACGCCACGCGAAGCCTTGGATGCCTTGTATCGCTTGAAAGATATTTGCAATAAGGCGTCGTAA
- the panC gene encoding pantoate--beta-alanine ligase, producing MQIIHTIKELREWRKTAGKVAFVPTMGNLHEGHLALVREAKKRADNVVVSIFVNRLQFGQGEDFDKYPRTLQQDADKLAGEGVAVVFAPNEKELYPNVEQRFNVEPPHLQNELCGKFRPGHFRGVATVVTKLFNIVQPDTACFGKKDYQQLAIIKGFVEDLNFNIDIVPVDTGRASDGLALSSRNQYLSEAERAEAPRLYQELQNIAAALKNGNLDYAQLEAECIRRLTDAGWVVDYVEIRHAHSLAVAHVGDKELVVLAAARLGTTRLIDNLEVALA from the coding sequence ATGCAAATCATTCATACGATTAAAGAATTGCGCGAGTGGCGCAAAACTGCCGGAAAAGTGGCATTTGTGCCGACCATGGGCAATTTGCACGAAGGCCATCTTGCGCTGGTGCGCGAGGCGAAAAAACGTGCCGATAACGTTGTGGTCAGTATTTTTGTCAACCGCCTGCAATTCGGACAGGGCGAAGATTTCGACAAGTATCCGCGCACTTTGCAACAAGATGCCGACAAATTGGCAGGCGAGGGCGTTGCCGTTGTGTTCGCGCCTAATGAAAAAGAGCTGTATCCGAATGTGGAACAGCGTTTCAACGTCGAGCCTCCGCATTTGCAAAACGAATTGTGCGGCAAATTCCGCCCGGGCCATTTCCGCGGCGTGGCGACTGTTGTGACCAAGTTGTTCAACATTGTTCAACCTGATACCGCCTGCTTCGGCAAAAAAGACTATCAGCAGCTGGCGATTATCAAAGGCTTTGTTGAAGATTTGAACTTCAATATCGATATCGTACCTGTCGACACCGGCCGCGCTTCAGACGGCCTGGCACTTTCCAGCCGCAACCAATATTTGAGCGAAGCAGAACGCGCAGAAGCGCCGCGCCTCTATCAAGAGTTGCAAAATATTGCCGCTGCCCTGAAAAACGGCAATCTGGATTACGCCCAGCTTGAAGCCGAATGTATCCGCCGTTTGACCGATGCCGGCTGGGTGGTTGATTACGTTGAAATCCGCCATGCACACAGCTTGGCAGTGGCTCATGTTGGCGATAAAGAATTGGTGGTGCTTGCCGCCGCCCGTCTGGGTACAACGCGACTGATTGATAATTTGGAAGTGGCTTTGGCTTAA
- the panB gene encoding 3-methyl-2-oxobutanoate hydroxymethyltransferase, with protein MITVNTLQKMKAEGEKIAMLTAYESSFAALMDNAGVDVLLVGDSLGMAVQGRQSTLPVSLQDMCYHTECVARGTKNAMIVSDLPFGAYQQSKEQAFAAAAELMAAGAHMVKLEGGVWMAETTEFLQMRGIPVCAHIGLTPQSVFAFGGYKVQGRGDKAEALLNDAKAHDAAGAAIVLMECVPAELAKKVTETVSCPTIGIGAGVDCDGQVLVMHDMLGIFPGKTAKFVKNFMQGKDSVQAAVKAYVDEVKAKTFPSVEHTFAG; from the coding sequence ATGATTACCGTAAACACTTTGCAAAAAATGAAAGCAGAGGGCGAAAAAATCGCCATGCTGACCGCTTATGAATCCAGCTTTGCCGCGCTGATGGACAATGCCGGCGTAGATGTATTGCTGGTCGGCGATTCTTTGGGCATGGCGGTGCAAGGTCGTCAGTCCACTTTGCCGGTGAGTTTGCAAGATATGTGCTACCACACTGAATGCGTGGCTCGCGGCACTAAAAATGCCATGATTGTCAGCGATTTGCCGTTTGGCGCATATCAGCAGAGCAAAGAGCAGGCATTTGCGGCAGCGGCAGAGTTGATGGCGGCCGGCGCGCATATGGTCAAGCTTGAAGGTGGTGTCTGGATGGCGGAGACCACTGAATTTCTACAAATGCGCGGTATCCCTGTTTGCGCCCACATCGGCCTGACTCCGCAATCCGTGTTTGCATTCGGCGGCTATAAAGTTCAAGGCCGCGGCGACAAGGCGGAGGCGTTGCTCAATGACGCCAAAGCGCATGATGCGGCAGGTGCGGCGATTGTGTTGATGGAATGCGTTCCTGCAGAATTGGCGAAAAAAGTGACCGAGACAGTTTCTTGCCCGACCATCGGTATTGGCGCAGGCGTGGATTGCGACGGTCAGGTTTTGGTAATGCACGATATGCTCGGCATTTTCCCGGGTAAAACCGCCAAATTCGTGAAAAACTTTATGCAGGGCAAAGACAGCGTTCAAGCTGCGGTCAAAGCTTATGTGGACGAAGTCAAAGCAAAAACGTTCCCATCTGTCGAACATACGTTTGCCGGGTAA
- a CDS encoding polyamine aminopropyltransferase — protein MPPRHPYRRLRPAKSHLPEVGISEEGNIRSLHLGSDTIQSSMNVDHPSELVLSYSRAMMGWLLFAETPPKHITQIGLGGGSFARWIDSYLPHTKQTAIDINPQVIAVARSLFELPHEGENFEIIEADGAEYIKVFRHNTDVILVDGFDGEQIIDALVEEPFFQDCRNALSPDGVFVTNWWSGDQRYQRFVERLLNVFDGRVLELPAESHGNVAVMAFQSSPKEQNLDNLKKRAEKLSEKYGLDFKRMLADLKANNQNNGKNFYL, from the coding sequence ATGCCCCCCCGCCATCCTTACCGCCGCCTGCGCCCAGCCAAATCCCATCTGCCCGAAGTCGGCATTTCCGAAGAAGGCAATATCCGTTCCCTGCATTTGGGCAGCGACACCATTCAAAGCTCCATGAATGTCGATCATCCATCCGAGCTGGTGTTGTCGTACAGCCGCGCCATGATGGGTTGGCTGCTGTTTGCAGAAACCCCGCCGAAACACATCACCCAAATCGGCTTGGGCGGCGGCTCGTTTGCCCGTTGGATAGACAGCTATCTGCCCCACACCAAGCAAACCGCCATAGACATCAATCCGCAAGTCATCGCCGTGGCACGCAGCCTGTTTGAATTGCCGCACGAAGGCGAAAATTTTGAAATTATCGAGGCAGATGGTGCGGAATATATTAAAGTGTTCCGCCACAATACCGATGTGATTTTGGTAGATGGTTTTGACGGCGAACAGATTATCGATGCCTTGGTGGAAGAGCCTTTCTTCCAAGACTGCCGCAATGCCCTCTCTCCAGACGGCGTATTTGTCACCAACTGGTGGAGCGGCGACCAGCGTTATCAACGCTTTGTCGAACGCCTGCTCAACGTCTTTGACGGCCGCGTACTCGAGCTGCCTGCAGAGAGCCACGGCAACGTAGCGGTCATGGCGTTCCAAAGCAGCCCTAAAGAACAAAATCTCGACAACCTGAAAAAACGCGCCGAAAAATTAAGCGAAAAATACGGCTTGGACTTCAAACGGATGCTTGCTGATTTGAAAGCCAACAATCAAAACAACGGCAAGAATTTTTATCTATAA
- a CDS encoding alpha/beta hydrolase has product MLKPDIIQIPGPAGLLETIYLPSAQESARGVAVINHPNPLQGGTNTNKVIQTAAKALSQLGFHCYLPNLRGVGNSEGEHDYGRGETQDCIAVIDYARAQHPDAPQFVLAGFSFGGYVSTFAAQARTPDLLLLMGAAVHHYTDRPEPSNVPDVAKTLMIHGAEDEVVEINKALTWAEPQGLPVVTIAGSSHFFHGKLIVLRDTITRFAPALLG; this is encoded by the coding sequence ATGCTCAAACCCGACATCATTCAAATCCCCGGCCCGGCCGGTTTGCTGGAAACCATCTACCTGCCAAGCGCACAAGAATCCGCCCGCGGCGTTGCCGTCATCAACCACCCCAATCCCCTGCAAGGCGGCACCAACACCAACAAAGTCATCCAAACCGCCGCCAAAGCCCTCAGCCAACTCGGCTTTCATTGCTACCTGCCCAATTTGCGCGGCGTAGGCAATAGCGAAGGCGAACACGACTACGGCCGTGGCGAAACGCAAGACTGCATTGCCGTTATCGACTACGCCCGTGCGCAACATCCTGACGCACCGCAATTCGTCCTGGCGGGTTTCTCATTCGGTGGCTACGTTTCCACCTTTGCCGCACAAGCGCGCACGCCTGATTTGCTGTTGCTGATGGGTGCCGCCGTCCATCACTACACCGACCGCCCGGAACCATCCAACGTTCCCGATGTCGCTAAAACATTGATGATTCATGGCGCGGAAGACGAAGTCGTTGAAATCAACAAAGCCCTGACATGGGCAGAACCACAAGGCCTGCCTGTTGTCACCATTGCCGGCTCGTCCCACTTCTTCCACGGCAAACTCATCGTTTTACGCGATACGATTACACGGTTTGCACCGGCTTTATTAGGTTAA
- a CDS encoding NUDIX hydrolase, which translates to MDLKETKLSSEPIYEGSFVTISRDRVRLPNGNESQRVVIRHPGAACVLAETEDGKVVLVRQWRYAADQATLELPAGKLDVADEDPAECALRELAEETPYVADSVKLLYSFYTAVGFCDEKMYLYQAQGVRLGSELSNDEDEITETVLMSKEEVRNALANDEIKDGKTLIGLQYWLTQN; encoded by the coding sequence ATGGATTTGAAAGAAACTAAATTAAGCAGCGAGCCAATCTACGAAGGTTCTTTTGTTACCATCAGCCGCGATCGGGTGCGCCTGCCCAACGGCAACGAAAGCCAACGGGTTGTGATCCGTCATCCGGGTGCTGCGTGTGTATTGGCGGAAACGGAAGACGGCAAAGTTGTTTTGGTACGCCAATGGCGTTATGCCGCCGATCAGGCGACGTTGGAATTGCCGGCGGGTAAATTGGATGTGGCGGATGAAGATCCTGCCGAATGCGCTTTGCGTGAGTTGGCGGAAGAAACGCCATATGTCGCCGACAGCGTCAAACTGTTGTACTCCTTTTATACTGCAGTCGGTTTTTGCGATGAAAAAATGTATCTCTACCAAGCGCAAGGCGTGCGTTTGGGCAGCGAGTTAAGTAACGATGAGGATGAAATTACAGAAACCGTCCTGATGAGCAAGGAAGAGGTGCGCAATGCATTGGCAAACGATGAAATCAAAGATGGTAAGACTTTGATTGGTTTGCAGTATTGGTTGACTCAGAATTGA
- a CDS encoding nuclease-related domain-containing protein: protein MIEQILGSMSGIFWVFLIIIPLLLLKALLKNPKIKGSMGEIAVRSVIGKNLDEKTYSEFHDLIIPSRDGTTQIDHIYVSIFGIFVIETKNYTGWIFGSEKQSKWTQIIYKQKHYFQNPLRQNYAHIKALSELLQFPEEKFHSMVVFLGDCELKSKMPPNVCRIRQAAAYIKNFQTAVLLPHEVEAIVAVLSSSDYQANSEKLRTHTERLQQRHQR, encoded by the coding sequence ATGATTGAACAAATATTGGGAAGTATGTCAGGTATATTTTGGGTTTTTCTGATCATTATTCCTTTGCTTTTATTAAAAGCGTTGTTGAAAAATCCTAAAATAAAGGGAAGTATGGGGGAAATAGCAGTTCGTTCTGTAATTGGAAAAAATTTAGATGAGAAAACTTATTCTGAGTTTCACGATTTAATTATTCCATCTCGAGATGGTACGACACAAATTGATCATATTTATGTCTCAATTTTTGGGATATTTGTGATAGAAACTAAAAATTACACAGGTTGGATTTTTGGTAGTGAAAAGCAATCTAAATGGACGCAAATCATCTATAAACAGAAACATTATTTCCAAAACCCGTTGCGTCAGAATTATGCTCATATCAAAGCATTGTCAGAACTATTGCAATTTCCTGAGGAGAAGTTTCATTCAATGGTAGTTTTCTTAGGTGATTGTGAGTTGAAATCGAAAATGCCACCAAATGTTTGCCGTATTAGGCAGGCGGCGGCTTATATTAAGAATTTTCAGACGGCCGTATTGCTTCCTCATGAGGTAGAGGCAATAGTTGCTGTATTGTCTTCAAGTGATTATCAAGCAAATAGTGAAAAGCTGCGAACACATACGGAGCGTTTGCAACAACGACATCAGCGGTAA